Within the Saccharopolyspora gloriosae genome, the region ATCAGGTCGTTTCCGGTGATGGAGCGTGTGACTCTGTCGACCCGTTCCTCGTACTCGGTCAGGGACAGTCTGCTGAGGGCGTAGTGTTCGCCGAGTGCCTGGATGGCCTGCGCGCGGTCTTGGTCGCCGATGCGCATCTGGCCGGGATCGTGCGGTGAGGTCACCTTGATCAGATTAGTCGAACTGAGACGCGTGGGTGCGGAAATGGATGCGAGATACGCGCAATCGGCGTAATTCCGTTTGCTCCGTTTCCGTGTCCCGGTACCCAATGATCATGGGTTGACGGCTTTCGGCACCATGGCATAGTTCGGTGGCCGTGGCGTCCTAAGCTGCGCCCCGTTCGCTTCGCGTAGAGGAGTCCGGCAGTGAAAGCCTTCGAGGACCTTCCCGAGGGGTTGCGCACCGCGTGTGCCGGTTTTCTGGACCATTTGGCGGTCGAACGCGGAAGTGCTCGCAGCACGCTGGACTCCTATTCGCGGGATCTGCGCCGATACGGCCTGCACTTGGCCGAGACGGGCGTGCGGAGGCTGCGCGAGGTCGACGCGCGGCAGCTGGCCGCATTCACCGCGGAATTGCGTGAGGGCACGGGCGAGCACGGGCCGCTCGCGCCCTCGTCGGCGGCGCGCGCGCTGGTGGCGGTGCGCGGACTGCACCGGTTCGCCCACGCGGAGGGGTGGGTCGAGGTGGACGTGGCGCGGGAGGTGTCGCCGCCCAGCCCGGCCCGGCGGCTGCCTAAGGCGCTACCGGTCGCCGATGTGCTGCGTTTGCTGGGTGGTGCCGATGGGCGGGACGTGCGCGGCCTGCGGGATCGAGCTCTGCTGGAGCTGCTGTACTCCTCGGGCGCCCGGATCTCGGAAGCGGTGGGCCTCGACGTTGATGACGTGAATTCCGGCGAACGGACGGTGCTGCTCAACGGCAAGGGCGGGCGGCAACGGCTCGTTCCGGTCGGTCGTCCCGCGCTGGAAGCACTGGACGCTTACCTGGTGCGGGCTCGTCCGGTGCTGGCTGCGCGGGGCAAGGGGGCGTCAGCGGTCTTCTTGAACTCCCACGGCGGCAGATTGTCCAGGCAGAGCGCGTGGAATGCGTTGAAATCCGCTGCGGACAAGGCCGGGATCAGCAGTGCCGTGTCGCCGCACGTGCTTCGGCATTCGTTCGCCACACATCTGCTGGAGGGCGGTGCGGATGTGCGGGTGGTGCAGGAATTGCTGGGGCACGCTTCGGTCACCACGACGCAGGTGTACACGCTGGTGACGGTGAACACGCTGCGCGAGGTGTACGCGACGGCCCATCCGCGGGCACTGCGGCGTGATACTTGAACTCGATGGAGTGGGGTGGCACGCATTTCGCCGGGACTCGGCGAGGCGCGTTGCCGCAGGTAGTGAATGCCACTTAGGCTGCGCTCGATCGGTATGATCGTCACCGGCAGACAAGGAGTCCTAGCGCCATGTCGACACCGCAGCCCTCCGCCGAAGGGCGGTCCCGGGGCGCGGTCGACCTGAGCATCGCCCCGCACAAGCCTTCGGCTTCGGGTGGTGAAGCCGAGTTGTCACCTGACGGGAACGTTGGCCCCACCGGCAGGCCGCGCAGGCACATTCCGGAGCCACCGCTGTTGGATCGTCACGGTCCGGCCTCGGTGCTCGCCATGTGCAACCAGAAAGGCGGCGTCGGCAAGACGACGTCGACGATCAACCTGGGTGCCGCGCTCGCCGAATACGGGCGCCGGGTGCTGCTGGTGGACTTCGACCCGCAAGGTGCGCTCTCGGTCGGCCTGGGCGTCCAGCCGCACCAGCTGGATCAGACGATCTACAACGTGATCATGGAGCGGTCGGTGGACGTCCGGGACGTCGTGATGTCCACGACCGTCGAGGGCATGGATCTGTTGCCGAGCAACATCGACCTGTCCGCCGCCGAGGTGCAGCTGGTCGCGGAAGTCGGTCGTGAGCAGACGTTGCAGCGCGTGCTGTTCCCGGCGATGAAGGAGTACGACTTCATCCTGGTCGATTGCCAGCCGTCGCTGGGCCTGCTGACGGTGAACGCGCTCGCCGCCGCCGATGGCGTGATCATTCCCCTGGAGTGCGAGTTCTTCAGCCTCCGCGGGGTCGCGCTGCTGATCGACACGATCGAGAAGGTGCAGGAGCGGCTGAACCCGAAGCTCGAGATCAGCGGCATTCTGGCGACGATGTTCGACCCGCGCACGTTGCATTCGCGCGAGGTGATGGCCCGCGT harbors:
- a CDS encoding ParA family protein, whose translation is MSTPQPSAEGRSRGAVDLSIAPHKPSASGGEAELSPDGNVGPTGRPRRHIPEPPLLDRHGPASVLAMCNQKGGVGKTTSTINLGAALAEYGRRVLLVDFDPQGALSVGLGVQPHQLDQTIYNVIMERSVDVRDVVMSTTVEGMDLLPSNIDLSAAEVQLVAEVGREQTLQRVLFPAMKEYDFILVDCQPSLGLLTVNALAAADGVIIPLECEFFSLRGVALLIDTIEKVQERLNPKLEISGILATMFDPRTLHSREVMARVVEAFGDVVFDSVINRTVRFPETTVAGEPITRWAPRSAGAQAYRSLAREVIAR
- the xerD gene encoding site-specific tyrosine recombinase XerD yields the protein MKAFEDLPEGLRTACAGFLDHLAVERGSARSTLDSYSRDLRRYGLHLAETGVRRLREVDARQLAAFTAELREGTGEHGPLAPSSAARALVAVRGLHRFAHAEGWVEVDVAREVSPPSPARRLPKALPVADVLRLLGGADGRDVRGLRDRALLELLYSSGARISEAVGLDVDDVNSGERTVLLNGKGGRQRLVPVGRPALEALDAYLVRARPVLAARGKGASAVFLNSHGGRLSRQSAWNALKSAADKAGISSAVSPHVLRHSFATHLLEGGADVRVVQELLGHASVTTTQVYTLVTVNTLREVYATAHPRALRRDT